A single Lactuca sativa cultivar Salinas chromosome 8, Lsat_Salinas_v11, whole genome shotgun sequence DNA region contains:
- the LOC128127635 gene encoding protein FAR1-RELATED SEQUENCE 5-like yields MITVMDDLDMHDIENNHLDEENHQFGYTDSEFLHNEENQSETKDMNDIGNDHYDEENHQFRSGDSEILDNDGNQLEIQVQSDNVAAEYGSCKEFIGADGSLFWIPVVEPGWIPTLGSIFKDIKDAIKWYKGYALRSGFNIRKSTERKKSGIITSKYFICNRGGLPNTSILDTISDDHNKQLRNSNCKRTNCKAFVAFKAIPHSSEVYLWRFEQQHNHKLINQDCMHLSRAKRQLSVVDQAFIHKLSSAKVGATTTYRLMCVIKGGCEFVDGLEIDWKNFTRDINCHIGGTDANLLITKLQNRKENVTNFTYEYRCDKKQLNALFWVDDTSKQNYELFGDVVSFDATYRTNRYCMVFVPFTGIDNHKRCVTFGASLLCREDTNSYIWLLRSFLKCFGKAPIMVVTDQDPAMKKAIEIVFPYTKHRFCMWHITSKLPLKVSWETMNESDFKADFNSIVWDSKIVVNDFEMRWDALMVKYKLQDNKWMKDMFDLRSSWIPAYFKDVPMSGLMRTTSRSESENSAFNRVSHHGYTLNNFMNAFESVMERQRNNQIKFDFDTSTIIPIIKTPLEDMEKHASMVYTRTIFLMVQREILHSLVSCSQKSVTSGVVSDICIVKHKRTNISKK; encoded by the exons ATGATaacagttatggatgatttggatATGCATGACATCGAAAACAATCATCTTGATGAAGAAAATCATCAGTTCGGTTATACTGATTCAGAGTTTCTTCATAACGAGGAAAATCAATCGGAAACCAAAG ATATGAATGACATCGGAAATGATCATTACGATGAAGAAAATCATCAATTCAGATCTGGTGATTCAGAGATTCTGGATAATGATGGAAATCAATTGGAAATCCAAG TTCAAAGTGACAATGTTGCAGCAGAATATGGATCTTGCAAAGAATTCATTGGAGCTGATGGTTCTTTATTTTGGATTCCAGTGGTTGAACCTGGTTGGATACCTACTTTGGGTTCAatttttaaagatataaaagatGCTATTAAGTGGTATAAAGGATATGCATTAAGATCTGGTTTTAATATTAGAAAATCAACAGAGAGGAAAAAGAGTGGAATCATAACTTCGAAATATTTTATATGCAATAGAGGGGGATTGCCAAACACTTCTATCTTAGACACAATTAGTGATGATCATAATAAGCAATTGAGAAATAGTAATTGTAAACGCACAAATTGCAAAGCTTTTGTTGCATTCAAAGCTATACCACATTCTTCAGAAGTTTACCTGTGGCGCTTTGAACAACAACACAACCATAAATTGATCAATCAAGATTGTATGCATCTTTCAAGAGCTAAACGTCAGTTGAGTGTTGTTGATCAAGCTTTTATACATAAGCTTTCGAGTGCAAAGGTGGGGGCAACTACAACATATAGACTAATGTGCGTTATAAAAGGAGGATGTGAATTTGTTGATGGACTAGAGATAGATTGGAAAAATTTTACAAGGGATATAAATTGTCACATCGGGGGAACTGATGCAAATTTGTTGATTACAAAGCTTCAGAATCGTAAAGAGAATGTTACAAATTTTACATACGAATACAGATGTGACAAGAAGCAGTTAAATGCTCTCTTTTGGGTTGATGACACTTCAAAACAAAACTATGAGTTATTTGGGGACGTTGTTTCGTTTGATGCAACATATCGTACAAACAG gtATTGTATGGTATTTGTACCTTTTACTGGCATTGATAATCACAAAAGGTGCGTCACTTTTGGAGCTAGTTTGTTGTGTAGAGAAGATACAAATTCCTATATTTGGTTACTTCGGTCATTCTTGAAGTGTTTTGGAAAAGCACCAATCATGGTCGTGACCGATCAAGATCCAGCAATGAAAAAAGCTATTGAGATAGTATTTCCATACACAAAACATAGATTTTGTATGTGGCATATCACAAGTAAACTTCCATTGAAG GTAAGCTGGGAAACAATGAATGAATCAGATTTTAAGGCGGACTTCAATAGTATAGTATGGGACTCCAAAATTGTTGTCAATGATTTTGAAATGAGATGGGATGCATTAATGGTAAAATATAAGTTGCAAGACAATAAATGGATGAAAGATATGTTTGATTTGAGAAGCAGTTGGATTCCAGCCTATTTTAAAGATGTACCGATGTCAGGTCTAATGAGAACAACTTCTCGGTCAGAAAGTGAGAATTCAGCATTCAATAGGGTATCGCATCATGGTTATACGTTAAACAATTTTATGAATGCTTTTGAGTCTGTTATGGAAAGGCAAAGGAATAATCAgatcaaatttgattttgatACATCTACTATAATTCCAATCATCAAAACACCTCTTGAAGATATGGAGAAACATGCATCTATGGTATACACCAGGACTATTTTTCTCATGGTGCAGAGGGAGATTCTTCATTCACTTGTTTCTTGTTCACAGAAGAGTGTTACATCAGGTGTTGTTTCTGACATATGCATTGTCAAACATAAAAGGACAAATATATCAAAGAAGTAG